The following is a genomic window from Actinomycetota bacterium.
CAACAGCGGCGACTATTCTGGAGCGACGGCCCTCGCCTTAGGCGCGTTGGAGAAGAGCATTCCTTTCCTGAATGCGGCTCCCGCCGCCGGTGATTTCAAATCGGCCGGTATGTCCGGATTAGCCGCTGACGCGTACACCATCACGGTTAACGGCCGTGACGGAAACACTTACACGGCAGTCAAGGCTGCCGGCCTGGCTGTTGTCTATAACACGAACGGCGTACCTGAATAGACACAAGCCGGCGCAAGAACAGAACTTAAAAAAAGAGGCGGCGCGGAAAAAACCGCGCCGCCTCTTTAGCTAAGCGGCGAAGGCGGCAGGCAGGCACGTGGTGAACCGAACCAACGGCGTGAACGAATAGAGCGGAAATATGCTTATAGGCTTATTTCTGTAAAGCCGGATGCCGATAATAGACTAGGTGAACACGATGAACCGTTTGAACAGCATACGCAATAATGAATCGGGTTTTACGTTAACCGAGATCATGGCCGCCTCGGCCATCATTACAATAGGCATTCTAGGTATTATGATCGTGTTCAACTCCACCTTAAACACGCAAACAAACACAAAGGTCAGAACCCTGGCGACGAATATCGCGACCGAGAAAGTGGAAGCCGCCAGGACGATCGCGTACGATACGCTGACGCAAGAATACCTGGCGGCCAATCTCGGAACGACCGCCACAAAAGGCGGCGTAACGTTTACTATTACATATACTGTGGCGTTTGTTGACGATCCTTCGGACGGCACTGGCACAGGCGATTTAAATCCTAACGATTTTAAAAATGTGCAGATTACCGTGGCTTGGACGAACCCTCAGCCTTCGTCCTCGGTCGTTATAGATACATTGATTAATAAGAACCCGGTCGCGCCGGCTAGCGCCAGCACCGACACGACCGCGCCGGTTTGGCCTAACGCGGGTGTAGGCGTTCTGTCCGGGCGCGCGGAACAGACAACGCCAGGGCTGGGTATGTATATCCAATGGTCGCCAAACTGGGCCACGGACGCCAACGGCGTCGTCGGCTATCTAATATACCGCCAGCCGCCGGACGACACGAGCTACATGCTTATCGCTACGGTTGCACCGAGCGTGGGTTGGTTCCTGGACAATTATTATACGGCGGGTGGCTCGTACAATTTTTATGTCAAGGCCTTCGACGGCGCGGGCAATTTGAGCGGACCGTGTAATATTGTGACGATTGTCGGTCCGGCGGATACGATTGCGCCCAGTATCCCCCTCAATGTAACCGGACAGGCTACCAGCCCGACGACGGGGACATTAAGCTGGTCGTTGGCAACGGACAACTCGGGCGTGGTCGATCACTACAACATATACAGAACGCATTCAGGCAATCCTTTCGGGAACACGCCTTATACGTCGAAAAGTTCCCCGCCGTTTAACGATACCGGACTTAGCACAGGCATTACTTACCAGTATTATATTGCGGCCGTCGATCCGACCGGCAATGAGGGCGGCAAGTCCACAACCGTATCAATAACTCCCTAGCGGGGAGGGTCCAATGACATTCGGCAACAAGCACATCGGGAAAGCATATCGAGGAAAAGGACAAGCCGGTTACACGCTTCCGGAAGTGCTGGTTTCCGCGATCATCGGCGTGCTTCTCCTAACGGCCGTGTTCGGGATATTGCAGTCGGTGATGAGCAGTTATTACGTGCAAAACGCACAAGCCGAGGCGCAAGCCGAGGCGCAGTTCACGATGATGAGACTTGTCAAGGAAATCAGGCAAGCGGAGAAGCCGCTATTGGCTATATCCATAAATCCGGGCAGCGTTGAAACGCTGGCTTTTAAAGCGGATTTAAACAATGACGGAACGTCTGAAGCGATCCTTTACTCATATAACGGATACTTGCATAAGATTGTCAAACAAGTAAATACAACCGGAGTATATGATTTTACCGCTTCGCCGCAAGAGACGATAGCCTCGAATATCCGGAACAATTACAGCCAAACGCTCTTTACTTTTTATGGAACCAGCCTGACAACGCCGCTTGATCCGACTAATCCGAGCGCCGATATTATTAATAAAACAAAACTAATAAAGATCAGAGTGGTAATCGACAAGGATGTGGCAAAACCGCCGGCGCCTATAGACTTGACGTCGGAAATCAAGCTACGCAATTTTGGCTACTAGACTGGTGGTTTAAGATGACACGCAAGAGAATTTTCAGTTTTGACGAGAAAGGTTCGGCCTTAATAGCGGCCATAGGCGTCATGATGGTACTGGACCTTTTCGCGGTCGCGGTGCTGGCCATTTCGGCAAGCCAAATGACGTTGGCTACAACCGAAAGAAAGACAAACCAGGCATTCAATGTCGCCGAAGCGGGCTTTAACAATGCACTCTGGAAGATCGACAATATCGCCAACTATGCTCCGGCTGAAAGCGCGCCTGATTACGGCTCCGTGTCAGGCGGCGATTATAAAATCGTCGTTACCGATGTCACAGGTACGACGAACCAGAAGAGGGTGGAAGTCACCGGCTACGTTCCGAATAGGTATCACTCCAATCCCGGAAGGCGAAAGATAGTGGCCATGGTTGAGGTGGCACCGAAGGTCTTAAGCTATGGCATGTACGCATTTTCCTGGATCGACATCCAGGGGGCGACCGCCAGAACATATCTGGCGCCGCTGGATTATCGCGCCTCCGACGCCAAAGGCGGAGACATGGGCTCCAACTTTGATATCTTTTTCAACGACGCGGCCATAAGGTTGAATGAAAGAGGAACCCAGCAGGGCGAGCAAAATACTTATGACGCGCTTTTCGGCGTTCCGGCGGTGCCGATGGGAGATCTTATAACGGCGGGACCGACGGCCGAGGTCCACGCGGTAAATACGGTGGTAAATACGATCCAGGAGCTAAACGCCAAGTGCCAGTACGTCAAGATGGCCAGCATAAAACACATGAACCAGCCGATCACCTTCCCGACTTTGAATTTCGAGGGCGCCGGCGGCTACAGAGAAATGGCCCAGAACAACTTTACGAACGGTACAAAATATTGGGCGACCGAGCATTCCGGGTATTTCACCAAAGCGGATTTTACCGCCTTGTTCTCCGGCCGGAACAACGTCGAGCTGACGGGTATGATTTTTATCGACGGCGAAGTTGACCTTCCCAACAACAAGAACCTGACCATTACCAACGGCGGGCTGGTCATCAAGGACGATCCCAATGACCCCAGTCAGGCGCTGTCGCTCGCCAATCGAGCGTCGCTTATAGTCAGACACTCGTCCGAAGCGAGCAAGGTCTTTCCCGGCTTGATCGTCTTCACGACCGTGGGGAGCACGGCGTCCGTCGTTGATAGGGGAACGATGGAGATTGAAGGACTAGTATACTCAGAGAGAACTTATAGCGAATCCAACTCGACAGTGCGCATTAAAGGAGCCCTGCTGGCCAGCGGTACTTCTGCGGCGGCCAGTATAGTTAACATGAATGCCAGCATTATCATCCAGTATGACCCGAACGTCACGAACATGTTAGGCTTAAAAACATTCGGCGACGTATTCGTAAAAAAGGTGACGAGCTGGCGCGAGGTTACGCCATAGCGGCAACGCACCGTCCATTCCAATACACGGCCCAACCTCCTATAACAGTCCGCTATAATGATATAATTCTTTAGGCGTCAACAAATGGGAGGTAAGCATGGCAGATTGTATCTTTTGCCTGATTGCAGGCGGTGAAATACCAGCCGATATTATTTTTAAAGGGGTAAACGTTATCGCTTTCAGAGACATCCAGCCGATGGCCCCGACGCATGTTGTTATCATTCCAAAAAAACACATCAACCCAATGGAGGATCTGTCCGAGTCGGATATAGCAGTTATCCCGGAAATCTATATGGCGGCGCGAGCGATAGCTGCCGGAGAGGGGATAGCGGAGAGCGGTTACCGTTTGCTTACCAACCACGGGCCGGACGCGGGCCAGGAAGTCGAACACCTTCATTTCCATCTTCTGGGCGGCCGCCGGCTGGGCGGTATTTGTTAACATGGATAAGGGATAGCTAGCCCATGAAAGCGGTCATCATGGCCGGCGGAGAAGGCACCCGCTTACGGCCGCTCACCAGCAACCAACCTAAACCCATGGTACCGGTATTGAACAAGCCGGTCATGGAGTATATTATCGAACTTCTTAAGAAACATGGCGTGACGGATATCGTCGCGACGCTGCAGTTTCTGCCTGCCATCATCAGGAACTATTTCGGCGACGGCAAAGACCTGGGCGTGGATCTTGCTTATAGCACCGAAGAAACGCCTCTAGGCACGGCAGGCAGCGTTAAGAAAGTCGAGGACTATCTCGACGAAACCTTCATTGTCATCTCGGGCGACGCGGTCACCAATGTCGATCTGACGGAAGCCGTCGCTTTCCACAAGGCCAACAAATCGGTCGCCACGTTGATATTGAAAAGCGTTGAGAATCCGCTCCAGTTCGGCGTGGTTATCACCGACGAAAGCGGCCGAATCCAAAGGTTTGTGGAGAAACCGAATTGGAGCCAGGTCTTCAGCGACACAGTCAACACAGGCATATACATCCTGGAGCCGAATGTCCTGAAGATGATTCCCGCCAATAAACCTTTCGACTTCAGCAAGGATCTGTTTCCGAAACTCTTAAAGGCCAAGAAGAGGATGTTCGGCTATGTTACCGAAGCTTACTGGCAGGACATCGGGAGCATAGAGCAATATATGCAGGTCCACCACGACATCCTCAAGCGGGAGACGGGCATCGAGCCGGAAGGGTTCAAGATCGGGCGCAGTATATGGGTCAACGGAGGAGCCAAGGTCGATCCTCTGGCTAAGATGAGGGGGCCGATCGTCATCGGCCGGAACGCAAAGGTTGAAGCGGGCGCCCGTCTAAATCCATACACGGTTATCGGCAATAACACGGTCGTCAAAGCCGGCTCTCTGGTCAGCCGGTCGGTAGTTTGGGAGAACTGCTATATCGGAGCGGGGGCCGAGCTTAGGGGCTGCACGATCGGCCGAACCTGCGATATTAAGAATAACGCCAGACTGGGGGAGGGCGTAGCCGTCGGTGACAACTGCACCATCGGCGAAAACGCCGTCATCAGCCCGAATGTGAGGATCTACCCGTTCAAAACGGTCGAAGCGGGGGCCGGCATCAGCAGCTCGATCATCTGGGAAACCAGGGGATTCAGGACTTTGTTCGGCCGGCAGGGAATAGCGGGCTTAATCAATATCGACATCACGCCAAGGCTGGCGATGCGGATCGCCGTGTCGTATGGCACTGCTTTGCCCGCCGGGGCGACGGTCGCGGTCAGCTGCGACAACATCAGAGCCTGTGAAATCATGAAGAACAGCATTATCGCCGGTTTGAATTCAACCGGCGTTAACGTCTGGGACATGGATAACGGGCCTTCGGGAGCTAATCGCTACGCGATTATTGGCGACCATCTGGCCGGAGGCGTCGACATCCGCCTGATGCACGACGACATCCAGTCCGTGGAGATGGATTTCTTCGACTCCAACGGCATCAACATAGGCGAAGACATGCAAAGCGCCATTGAGAAATACTTTTACCGGGGCGATTTCAGACGGGCTTTTTACGATGAAATGGGCGAGGTTATCTTCCCTGTTCGGGCGACAGAAACCTATATCAACAACATTTTAGAACATGCTGACCTGGGCTTAATCGGGAGATCAAGACTTAAACTAGTCGTGGATTACGGATTTGGCCGGGGCATAAAAGTCGGACCGGACATCCTGGCCAGGCTAGGGCTGGCCGTCATCTCGCTAAACGGCATTCCCGGCAGCGATCGGTCGGCCATGACTAAAGACGACATGGAGAGGGCTTTGCGGCAGGTATCGACCAGCGTCCGCGCCTTAAAGGCCGATCTAGGCGTATTGATTGACGGGCCGAGCGAACGAATCACCCTGGTGGACGAGAAGGGTCAGCGCATAAACCATTCGGTTGCCCTAATGATGATGCTTAAGATGGTCTGCGCTAAAGCGAAACAGGGGACCGTAGTTTTGCCGATGAGCGTGACTCAAATAGCAGACGATATCGTCGCGGTAAGCGGATGCGATGTTAAAAGGGTCGGCATCAGCTCGGCGGCGCTAATGGAAGCCGCTCTGGAAGAACACGCGATTTTTGCCGGCGCCGAAGGCGGAGGCTATATATTTCCGGAGATTGTTCCCGCCTATGCCGCCTTACCAAGCTTGGTAAAGTTGCTGGAAATTATGGCCGGATCCAAGAAACCGCTCAGCCAGCTGGCCGGATCTGTTCCCAGGTATCACGTGCTGCACCGGACAGAGGTATGCGCCTGGGATCGCAAAGGCTACGTCATGCGGCAGTTAATCGATTCGATCAAAGGGAAGAAGGTCGAGCTGATAGACGGCATAAAGGTTTATAGTCCCCGCGGTTGGGCGTTGATGCTGCCGGATCCCGTCGACCCGGTCTGCCACATCTACGTGGAAGGCGACACCGAGCAGCGCGCGGAGGCGCTAGCCGCTAAATACGCCGCGTTGATCAGAAAATTCAGGTCTTGAGAACAGATGATTAAATTCGGCACCGACGGCTGGCGCGATGTTGTCGCCGACGGTTTCACTATTACAAATCTGAGGCTGGTTACGCGCGGCATATCGGCTTATATAAAGACAAGCGCCGTCGAGCCGCGGCTGGTCGTCGGGTACGACTGCCGGTTCATGGGACGGGAGTTCGCCGCCGCCGTGGCGGATGAAATGTCGGTCAACGGCGTCAGCGTGATACTCGGTAACGAGGCTTATCCCACGCCAACCGTCGCTTATTCGGCGAAAGCGCTCGGAGCAGACGGGGCGATTATGCTTACGGCCAGTCATAATCCCTATTATTACAACGGACTTAAGTTCATTCCCGAGTACGCCGGACCGGCGACGGAGGAGATTACCACCGCCATAGAGGAGGCGATAACTTCAGTCGAGGGCCGCGCCAACCTCGAAGCAAGCGGCCGCCAGGCCACCGCGTCGATAGAGAATAAAGATTTAAGCACTGATTATATGAAGGCCTTGGTCGACTACCTGGACATTGACACGATTGCCGGGAGCGGATTAAAGACCGCCATAGATCCTTATCACGGGTCAGGGCGCAGGCTGATGCCGGAGCTCGCCCGGACGGCCGGATTGGACGCCACGGTCATCAGAGACAATGAAGATCCGCTCTTCGGGGACACCATGCCTGATCCGTCAGAGAAAAACCTGGGCGAGCTGAGAGAGCTTGTGGTCGGCAAGAAACTGGATGTCGGCCTGGCGCTGGACGGCGACGCCGACCGTTTTGGGATAATCGCCGACGACGGGTCATACCTGACACCGAACCAGGTGGTCGCGTTGCTCCTCGGGCACATGGTAAGAAACCGGGGCGCGGCCGGAATCGTCGTCAGGACCGTAGCGACGACGCATCTGCTAGACGCCATGTCGGCCAAGATGGGGCTAAAGATTGTGGAAACCCCTGTAGGATTCAAGCACGTTGGACTGTTGATGAGAGAGGAGAAGGTGATAATCGGCGGGGAAGAGAGCGGGGGCTTAAGCGTGCTCGGACATATTCCCGAAAAGGACGGCTTGCTGGCGGACATGCTTGTCGTCGAGATGATAGCTAAAGAATCAAAACCGCTGTCAACCATCTGGAAAGACCTGGTTGACGAGTTCGGACACTACTATAACGAAAGGCTGGATATACCATATCCGTCCGATAAGATAAAAATACTTTTTGATTCTTTGAAGGATAAGACGCCGGACAAAATCGGCGGCCTGAAAGTAGAGAGGATTGAGACAATCGACGGCGTCAAATTGATCTTAGCCGGTAACGCTTGGCTGCTGATACGACCTTCCGGCACAGAGCCGCTTGTCAGAGCATACATAGAAACCAAGTCAGCCGGCGACATGCAAGCGCTGAAAACCGCGGCCAGGGAATTGTTATCGGCATGATAGAAAGAAGAAGACCCAGGGAAAGAAGTTTCAGACGGTCCATGTCCCGCCTGTTTTTACTTATAATCGTTCTATTCGCTTTTATTATCCATTCATCGGCCTTGTTCGCCGTCGCCGATTACGCGTTTAACCGGGGAAGGATCCACTACGGCGTAAGCATCTACACCCAGAACGTCTCCCAATCGACCAGGGCGGAAGCAAAAAGCGCTATCTCAGCCAAGGCTAAGAAAGCGGCCGCGAAAAACCTAAGGGTAGAAGACGCCAACGGAAGCTGGCCGGTCGAGGTGTTGTTCTTGAAGCCTGCTCCGGACATCGAAGACGCGGTGAATGAAGCTTATCTGGCCGGTCGACAGGGAGGCTTTTTGCCGATGCTCGTGGATCGCGCGCGGCTATATCTAAAACCAAGAACTATCCAAATCACCTCAAAGGTAAACGAGGAATATGTCAAACTGACGACGGCGAAGATAGCTGGATTCATAGACAAGCCGGCCCAGGACGCGACGGTAGAAATTTCAGGCGAGACCGCTACGGTCAGGTCGGCTAAAAACGGGTGGGAGGTCAAACAAGCCTCGTTGCGGACTGAAATAATAACGCACGCCGCTGACTTTTCGTCGCGTACCATAAGCGTCCCCCAGGGCGTCGCCAAGGTAAAAGTGCATGACGCAGACGCCGGTAAAGCCCGTTTAATAGCCCTGAAAATGATGAAGGAACCGATTGAATACACGATAAACAACAAGGAATATGTTATTGACCCGGCGAAGATCGGCACGCTGATAGAGTTCTTGCCGGTCAGAAAGAAAATCAGGAAAGCCGGCAAAACCTCATACGAAACTGTTTTGACCGCGACAATGACCAAGAACAGACTTGAGCAGTACTTCATCCCCCTCAAGGACGAGTTCGAGGTCAGGCCCGTTAACGCGAGATTTGAAGCGGCCGAGGGTGTTGTTGACATCGTTCCGGGAATCAACGGTCTGGTCATAGACATGGATTCTGCCGTTAAGGATATCAACAAGCTGGCCCTGGAGCCGCCGCCCAGAAAAGCGACGCTTAAGATGAAAAACGTCGAGCCGGAGTTGTCGACGGCCAAGGCGCAAAGCATGGGCATCAAGGAACGGGTGTCGGTACATACCGAAAACTTCGAATTCACGCCTAACAGGTCTCAGAATATCGGGACTTTGGCAGAGGCATTAGATGGAATGCTGGTGGCGCCCGGGCAGGTTTGGAGTATCAACGAAGCGACCGGGCCGAGGACGGCGGCCAAAGGATATACGGAAGCGCCGGTCATAGTAAACGGCCAATTGTCTCCCGACATCGGGGGCGGCATCTGCAACGTCTCCACGACCATTTTTAACACGGTATTCTTCGGCGGATATGAAGCCGTCGACCGCTACCCGCACGAGTTTTATATCAGCCACTATCCGGACGGACGGGACGCCAGCATCTATTACGACGGGGGCATGGACTTTAAGTTCAAGAACGATAGTCCTTACTTCATCCTAATAAAAACGGACCACACGAACTCGTCGGTTACGGTCGCCTTCTACAGTACGAATATGGGTACCGACGTATCCTATTCCGATACCGGCTTCACAAATATAGTGCCCTATGGGATAGTCTATAAAGACGATCCGACCGTGCCCACGGGGTATGAAAAAGACGCCGATATGGGCTATGGTGTCGACGGCCGCGATATATCGGTTTTCAGGACCGTCAAACGAGGCGGCAATATATACAGGGAAGACAAGTTTATCAGCCATTACGAGCCCAAGCAAAGGATCGTTTTAAAGGGCACCGGGCCCGCTTTGCCGCCCGGCACGCCGCCACCTGCCGATTTAAGACCTTTGGGGCAGACACCTAGATAAACCGAAAGGCGAGTCGATGTTTCAGGAAGCCAAAAGGATAAAGCCGATCGGGAGCGGTATTTTCGCGGAAATAGCAGCCGTCAAAGCGGCCACCGAAGCGAAAGGCCTGTCCGTGATCGACTTGGGAATCGGCAGCCCGGATCTGCCTCCCCCGGCGCATGTCATAGAGAGACTCCGGGATGAATTATCAGTCAGAGAAAACTACGATTACGGAAGCTCGGATGGCCTACAAGAGTTCAGGGACGCAGCCGCTGCCTGGTATTCTGCCAGATTCGGCGTCGACCTAGACCCGAACGGGGAAGTTTTAACGCTGATGGGCTCCCACGACGGTTTGGCCCACGTGCCCTTGACCGTTCTCAACCCAGGCGATACTGCGCTGATTCCCGATCCGCATTATCCCGTATACCAGGTCGGCGCGATTCTGGCGGAAGCGGATATCGCGCCTATGCGCCTACGGGAGGAGAACGGTTTCTTGCCCGACCTGAACGCGATTGACGGAAAAACCGCGGATCGGGCAAAACTTATGGTCCTGAATTATCCGAACAACCCCACCGCGGCTGTCGCCGATTTATCGTTTCTTGAGGAAGCGGTAGCCTTTGCCAAAAAGCACGACATAGTCCTGGTCCACGACGCCGCTTATTCGGAACTGGCGCTGGACGGGACAAAGCCGCCGAGTTTGCTTCAGGTCGAAGGGGCCAAGGATATCGCCATAGAATTTCACTCCGTCTCCAAAACCTATAATATCGCCGGCTGCCGGCTGGGATTCGTTGTCGGAAACAGGCGAGTCGTCGGCGCGCTTGCTCGTCTTAAAAGCAACTTCGATTACGGGGTTTTCAAGGCGATACAGAAAGCAGGTGTAGCGGCGCTGCTCGGGCCTCAGGATATCATAGATAAAAACATTGCTGAATACAGGTCGCGCAGCCAGGTGTTCATTGAAGGGGTGGCGGAAAGCGGCTGGCGGATCGAGCCATCGCGGGCGACGATGTTCTTATGGACCCGGGTTCCCGAGGGCATAATGTCGCTGGACTTTGTATTGACGATGATAAGAGAGGCAGGCGTGGCGGCGATCCCAGGAAACGCGTTCGGTGAATTCGGCGAAGGGTATGTCCGTCTTGCAATGGTTACGACAATTGATAGACTTAAGGAAGCCGCGAAGCGCATCAACGAGGCGCGGATAATCTGACAAGGTCGATTAAGCTTAAAGGACGGCGAAGGAATCATGATCGAAAGGGGAACCGTCGCTAAGTACGAAGACGGAGAGATCATCTTCAACGAGAACGATTACGGCCGGGAAATGTACGTCATCGAGACAGGCAAGGTCAAGATATTTAGAATCCGAAACAAAAGGGAAATCGTCTTGGCTACCCTGAAGAAGGGCGACTTTTTCGGCGAGATGGCTTTGTTTTCCGGTCTGTCAAGGTCGGCGTCTGTTCAAGCCATCGGCAACTGCCGCTTGAGAAGTGTTAACCGCATCGACCTGAAGAAGATCGTCGACGAACCTGTCATCTGGCGGATTTTGCAGGAGATGAGCCAGAGGATCCGGGAGTTTGACGATAAGATGGAAGATCTTCTGATAGAGGATGAGCTCAGAAAGGTCATCCAGCTTTTCCGCAGATATGTCGCGCCTCAGGTCGTAGATGAGATTCTAAAAACCTCAGGTACTGAAACTTTGGACCTAATGGGAGAATTGCGGGAAGTCACCGTGTTATTCGCCGATATTAGAAACTTTACGTCGATTGCCGAGAAGATGCAGCCGCACGAGGTCGTTGAGTTATTGAACACATATTTGGGCGAGATGACGCACGTGGTGTTCCGTTACGACGGCACGGTCGACAAATATATAGGCGACGCAATTATGGCGGTTTTCAACGCGCCGATGAAGCAGAAAGATCACGCCCGACTGGCGGTAACGGCGGCGATGCATATCCAGGAAGCCGTGACGCGACTGCAGAAAGACAATCCGAACATATCGGTGGGGATAGGCATCAACACTGGCTCCGCGATTTTAGGCAATGTTGGCACAGAGCTGCACCTTGACTATACGGTTATAGGCGACGCGGTTAATATTGCCAGCCGGCTTTGCCGAGACGCAAAGGCCGGCGAGCTGTTGATAAGCCACTCTACATACGTGCAGATAAAAGAATATGTCACAGCTAACTGTCTGGACAGCAGGATGTTTAAAGGCAAGACGGAACCCG
Proteins encoded in this region:
- a CDS encoding sugar phosphate nucleotidyltransferase — its product is MKAVIMAGGEGTRLRPLTSNQPKPMVPVLNKPVMEYIIELLKKHGVTDIVATLQFLPAIIRNYFGDGKDLGVDLAYSTEETPLGTAGSVKKVEDYLDETFIVISGDAVTNVDLTEAVAFHKANKSVATLILKSVENPLQFGVVITDESGRIQRFVEKPNWSQVFSDTVNTGIYILEPNVLKMIPANKPFDFSKDLFPKLLKAKKRMFGYVTEAYWQDIGSIEQYMQVHHDILKRETGIEPEGFKIGRSIWVNGGAKVDPLAKMRGPIVIGRNAKVEAGARLNPYTVIGNNTVVKAGSLVSRSVVWENCYIGAGAELRGCTIGRTCDIKNNARLGEGVAVGDNCTIGENAVISPNVRIYPFKTVEAGAGISSSIIWETRGFRTLFGRQGIAGLINIDITPRLAMRIAVSYGTALPAGATVAVSCDNIRACEIMKNSIIAGLNSTGVNVWDMDNGPSGANRYAIIGDHLAGGVDIRLMHDDIQSVEMDFFDSNGINIGEDMQSAIEKYFYRGDFRRAFYDEMGEVIFPVRATETYINNILEHADLGLIGRSRLKLVVDYGFGRGIKVGPDILARLGLAVISLNGIPGSDRSAMTKDDMERALRQVSTSVRALKADLGVLIDGPSERITLVDEKGQRINHSVALMMMLKMVCAKAKQGTVVLPMSVTQIADDIVAVSGCDVKRVGISSAALMEAALEEHAIFAGAEGGGYIFPEIVPAYAALPSLVKLLEIMAGSKKPLSQLAGSVPRYHVLHRTEVCAWDRKGYVMRQLIDSIKGKKVELIDGIKVYSPRGWALMLPDPVDPVCHIYVEGDTEQRAEALAAKYAALIRKFRS
- a CDS encoding phosphoglucomutase/phosphomannomutase family protein: MIKFGTDGWRDVVADGFTITNLRLVTRGISAYIKTSAVEPRLVVGYDCRFMGREFAAAVADEMSVNGVSVILGNEAYPTPTVAYSAKALGADGAIMLTASHNPYYYNGLKFIPEYAGPATEEITTAIEEAITSVEGRANLEASGRQATASIENKDLSTDYMKALVDYLDIDTIAGSGLKTAIDPYHGSGRRLMPELARTAGLDATVIRDNEDPLFGDTMPDPSEKNLGELRELVVGKKLDVGLALDGDADRFGIIADDGSYLTPNQVVALLLGHMVRNRGAAGIVVRTVATTHLLDAMSAKMGLKIVETPVGFKHVGLLMREEKVIIGGEESGGLSVLGHIPEKDGLLADMLVVEMIAKESKPLSTIWKDLVDEFGHYYNERLDIPYPSDKIKILFDSLKDKTPDKIGGLKVERIETIDGVKLILAGNAWLLIRPSGTEPLVRAYIETKSAGDMQALKTAARELLSA
- a CDS encoding prepilin-type N-terminal cleavage/methylation domain-containing protein, which codes for MTFGNKHIGKAYRGKGQAGYTLPEVLVSAIIGVLLLTAVFGILQSVMSSYYVQNAQAEAQAEAQFTMMRLVKEIRQAEKPLLAISINPGSVETLAFKADLNNDGTSEAILYSYNGYLHKIVKQVNTTGVYDFTASPQETIASNIRNNYSQTLFTFYGTSLTTPLDPTNPSADIINKTKLIKIRVVIDKDVAKPPAPIDLTSEIKLRNFGY
- a CDS encoding fibronectin type III domain-containing protein produces the protein MNRLNSIRNNESGFTLTEIMAASAIITIGILGIMIVFNSTLNTQTNTKVRTLATNIATEKVEAARTIAYDTLTQEYLAANLGTTATKGGVTFTITYTVAFVDDPSDGTGTGDLNPNDFKNVQITVAWTNPQPSSSVVIDTLINKNPVAPASASTDTTAPVWPNAGVGVLSGRAEQTTPGLGMYIQWSPNWATDANGVVGYLIYRQPPDDTSYMLIATVAPSVGWFLDNYYTAGGSYNFYVKAFDGAGNLSGPCNIVTIVGPADTIAPSIPLNVTGQATSPTTGTLSWSLATDNSGVVDHYNIYRTHSGNPFGNTPYTSKSSPPFNDTGLSTGITYQYYIAAVDPTGNEGGKSTTVSITP
- a CDS encoding pilus assembly PilX N-terminal domain-containing protein, whose amino-acid sequence is MTRKRIFSFDEKGSALIAAIGVMMVLDLFAVAVLAISASQMTLATTERKTNQAFNVAEAGFNNALWKIDNIANYAPAESAPDYGSVSGGDYKIVVTDVTGTTNQKRVEVTGYVPNRYHSNPGRRKIVAMVEVAPKVLSYGMYAFSWIDIQGATARTYLAPLDYRASDAKGGDMGSNFDIFFNDAAIRLNERGTQQGEQNTYDALFGVPAVPMGDLITAGPTAEVHAVNTVVNTIQELNAKCQYVKMASIKHMNQPITFPTLNFEGAGGYREMAQNNFTNGTKYWATEHSGYFTKADFTALFSGRNNVELTGMIFIDGEVDLPNNKNLTITNGGLVIKDDPNDPSQALSLANRASLIVRHSSEASKVFPGLIVFTTVGSTASVVDRGTMEIEGLVYSERTYSESNSTVRIKGALLASGTSAAASIVNMNASIIIQYDPNVTNMLGLKTFGDVFVKKVTSWREVTP
- a CDS encoding prepilin-type N-terminal cleavage/methylation domain-containing protein → MLTKIRKMSRREEGFTLIELMVVILIIGILMAIAIPSFIAVRNRGYASTAKAIRSTAVKTMELYGVDNSGDYSGATALALGALEKSIPFLNAAPAAGDFKSAGMSGLAADAYTITVNGRDGNTYTAVKAAGLAVVYNTNGVPE
- a CDS encoding histidine triad nucleotide-binding protein, with product MADCIFCLIAGGEIPADIIFKGVNVIAFRDIQPMAPTHVVIIPKKHINPMEDLSESDIAVIPEIYMAARAIAAGEGIAESGYRLLTNHGPDAGQEVEHLHFHLLGGRRLGGIC
- a CDS encoding VanW family protein; this translates as MIERRRPRERSFRRSMSRLFLLIIVLFAFIIHSSALFAVADYAFNRGRIHYGVSIYTQNVSQSTRAEAKSAISAKAKKAAAKNLRVEDANGSWPVEVLFLKPAPDIEDAVNEAYLAGRQGGFLPMLVDRARLYLKPRTIQITSKVNEEYVKLTTAKIAGFIDKPAQDATVEISGETATVRSAKNGWEVKQASLRTEIITHAADFSSRTISVPQGVAKVKVHDADAGKARLIALKMMKEPIEYTINNKEYVIDPAKIGTLIEFLPVRKKIRKAGKTSYETVLTATMTKNRLEQYFIPLKDEFEVRPVNARFEAAEGVVDIVPGINGLVIDMDSAVKDINKLALEPPPRKATLKMKNVEPELSTAKAQSMGIKERVSVHTENFEFTPNRSQNIGTLAEALDGMLVAPGQVWSINEATGPRTAAKGYTEAPVIVNGQLSPDIGGGICNVSTTIFNTVFFGGYEAVDRYPHEFYISHYPDGRDASIYYDGGMDFKFKNDSPYFILIKTDHTNSSVTVAFYSTNMGTDVSYSDTGFTNIVPYGIVYKDDPTVPTGYEKDADMGYGVDGRDISVFRTVKRGGNIYREDKFISHYEPKQRIVLKGTGPALPPGTPPPADLRPLGQTPR